TGGCATTGTGCATCCGGTGCCTCTTCTACAGCAACTGTTATAAGCTTCTGCAATGTAACGGGATGAAAATTTCCTTGCATTACATTAGAAATTGGGTGTGTTTATGCACTTCCAAGAAAGCTACTTCATCCACGAGCCTCCATTATTTTCAAGTTTATAATTTACCCCTGGTTCCCTGTTATGTGCCTTCCTGTATGCAATTCAGAAGCTGTTTGTTCTGCTGTTATTTTATGGTTGATTCAAGTTTCAGTCATGTAGCTTGATTTGCCAAAGATTTGAAACCTGAGCATCAGTAAGCACTAACATTTTATTTTCTGTCTCTCTTTTCTGTGTTACAGCTTTAATGCTTCGGGAACAGGAGGCACAAGCAGCAGAGGTACTTCTACCAAACATTCCTTGTCTTGCCGTCTGTATGGTTTCTTTGTTCCTTTTCTGATGCATGAAGCTGCATTGTTACTTTTGTAGATGGAGCGAACTTTTATCGCCATCAAGCCGGATGGAGTGCAAAGGGGCTTGGTATCGTTCTGTCGagctttttcttttaaaattctttCAAATCCTATAAAAAGGCTATCGAGCAGTGGTTATATTTGTTGCTCGATTTGTATTCACGAGAGTTAGTACATGGCATAATgtttattttctttcatttaCTTATCCCACTAACAGAATGACCTAGGAAGAAGTGTTTAACGTGGTTTGGTCTTACTACGTGTTGATTAAAACCATAAAAATCcacagaataaaaaaaaattcttggaaccatccTCTTTTGTATGTTTCGGGTTTAGGCATGATGACACTTCTATATATCTGCGtgtattcaaatatttaatcggaCCAAGTTTCTGATGGTTTCAGATTTCGGAAATCATATCCAGGTTTGAACGGAAAGGCTTCAAGCTCGTGGGAATCAAGATCATCATTCCCTCAAAGGATTTTGCGAAGAAACATTATCATGACCTCAAGGAAAGGCCTTTCTTTAATGGGCTGTGTGATTTCCTAAGCTCTGGACCAGTTATTGGCATGGTTAGAATATCTAAGCACTCACTTGCAGACTCTGTACACAATCTTTGGCAATAACCTAATTTACTCCAGTGTGCTGATTCAGGTTTGGGAAGGTGAAGGAGTGATCAAATACGGCCGTAAGCTCATTGGAGCTACAGATCCACAGAAATCAGAACCTGGAACGATCAGAGGTGATCTAGCAGTCGTGGTTGGAAGGTATGCTCCTAATAAGATTAGTTTTGGGTTTTTTTGGCGTTGTAAAATCACATCGTTCACAATGCCAGAATGTAGAAAAATCACACGGCCGAATTGTAACAATGTTAAGCCAAAACTTAACGGTTATTGGCGGGACAAATACTGGCATGACTTGAAATAAAAGTAAAAGAATCTAAAACCGCAATTTTGCATTATTTTTCGCTAGATCTGGTTTGCTCTTTTCACATTTCATACCAGTGTTAATACAATTAATCGAGTTTTTCCATTGCTAACATGATGCTgtcattgttattattgtttccAGAAATATAATTCATGGCAGTGATGGCCCGGAGACGGCAAAGGATGAAATCAACTTATGGTTTAAACCTGAGGAGTTGGTTAGTTACGCGAGCAATGCTGAGAAGTGGATTTATGGTGAAAATTGAAGTGCGACTCTTCTTTCTTTTGTCAATAAATTCTTCGAAACTACCCAATAATTTGCATGGAGTACCTGGTGAATCATCTAAATAACCAAGGTGGTTTCATCTATTTATCGGCTGAAAACTATGCCTCCAATAATGTAATTCActacaattttaatttaaagacTTTGGTCAATTCATTTTTGTTGTCTTTTTATTCGCTGATACTTTTTTAATTACTTTTACCCATTCATTCATATTTCAACAGGATGTAAAACAATCAAGAATTTCCGCTCAAACCCTGCACTTTTGAGTTATTTTTGCTAGTTATCGGTCATATGTTTTGTATGTAAAACATAGTATTATGACATTGTTTTATTTGTAACgatctcacatatttatatgtGTAATTGATATgatacatatttataataaaaataataatattaatataaaaactaatattatttctaataaacatatattatattatataattttgagaaagaaaataatattttctaatcAAAGTAacatatattacacaatattttttttcataaaacaacTAACAAAAATTGgtttatttacaataaaaaataatattttgaacataaaaataatattttttacgaGTCGGATCATAAATATATCTCACACAGtttcatatgagtttttgtataTTATTATATAGTTAAGAGTCTATATTTTTGTGATACTTTATGATAATCCAGacacttatattttataattataattgtaaaataaaattttcagttTTATTATATACGGTTTCCTcatttatttgataatataattataattttcataatGTAGTATAATAATCacatatatttgttattttacaaatttatcgCTTGACTTTGATGGTCCGGGGTAATCGTTAATCGCCAATAGTTAGCATTATTCAAATCTATGAGTTATTGAGTATGCAGACCACGTGATACGTACAACGGTGAGAAATGATGCCATAAAATATGTTTGAAAAAGCTTTTTATTGCCATAAATGGGATCTAGACACATGTCATACTGATTAATACATGGGTTGATGGCTAATAACCAAAGAGTAGGTTtgactaatttatttatttttttttttttttttttgagataaGTCAACTtcatctatatttataataataaataatatttttaatatgaaaaataattttttcatggatgattaaATCCATCTCACGAAATTGACTTATGAGATCGTTTCGcgaaaatttatattatgatgaAATAGACCGCTTTTCAAGGTCGCATTGTGTTTTATTTAAGCAATTTCTCATCCGAATAACAATAACAATGAAGGTCTAAAAGCATAGACAAAGAAGTGAAGGTATGAGAAGAAACTATTTCGTGATataattttgtgtttttctttATATGCAAAATTTGATCGAACAAATGATGGTTTATAAATTGTAATGCATCTAATAAGATATGAGACGAGATCTTGAGATCGAAACtcaattataacaaaatatttttattttaattaaaaatttaacaactCAACCATCATGATTCACTCAGTCCGCATGAGTTTTCAGATCTGAAAATTCCCATTTCCCGTAGATCTCCTCCCTGGCCACGGTGGAGAAACCCAACAGCCACTCCACTCTCAGTCGTGGAAGACTTCGTATTCACCTCAAGCGTCGTCGAGCTTCGTGAACATGTTTGTATACCGGATTGCAAAAGATGACCCATTGATTAAAATTTAAGCCCAATAGTTTGTTTCCTTAATCTGCCATATTTTGAAAGACTTGAAATGGTATGATTTTAaccaagacaaaaacttgtgtgagaccgtctcacgggtagtatttcgtgagacagatatctcatttgagtcatccatgaaaattattactttttatgctcagagtattactttttatcgtgaatatcagtagggttgaaccgtctcacagataaagattcgtgagaccgtctcacaaaagacatactctTTAACCAATGGGTGGTTCGAGGGGGTGGAAGCTTACATTATCACAAGTGGGGTGGCGATGGCCTTCGTCGGCGAATGGTGGATTCTTTGTGAGGAGAAAAATGGTGGAAGTTTTTGTGAGGTCAAGAACTCgggaattgaaaattttgaattctcaGTCATTTTGGGATTTCAAAAATAGTTATTAAACAATTTCAGAAtttaaagaaacaaaaaacGTCAGACCGTATCTTAATTGACAGGTTCAACGATACCAAGAGGACCATCCAAGTTTATGCTCTCAAATTATATAATCaatttaactattttttattaccatgaaaatataaatatatagtttaaaaactaaaattttaatctttaacCATGGCGTATTCTTAATTCTCGTACAAACTTGTTATATGGCAATTACAAGTTCAATTATACTGCATACAAGAAGAACGTAAaccatattttatatataattttaataaaacaatatttCAGATGAAATTGAATATTCacaaatattagaattttttactAGGAGATATTTAGTCCATTAAATTTTCGATCAAATAAANttttttttttttttttttttttctgaataaAGATGTTTggatttcctttttttttaaaaaaaaaaaacactatcATGCGGACTTGAACTATCGTAAATCAAAATATCTCAATTTCACATCCGTCGCTTGTATATACACACGAGCACCGGTTTTTGTGATCGACCGTATCGTTGGACTTGCTACGGATTTCGAGCCTTCGAATCTCGACGATATCTTGTTCGTATTTGTGTGAAAACCCTAACCCTAGTTTCTTCAAACTTTCTTTCCGGAATTCAATCGCTTAGGTAGCTGTAGCTTCGAGGTTCGATTCTTATCTTACGTGCTgtattcaatttttttgttaGCGTGCTCTCGTATTTACGACGTTTTTATGATTTGTGCTTATTTCTACGTAATTGGTTTTTGACCCTTTTAGCGATATTACGGAGTTCCAAATGTTTAGTTTTTCGGAATCGTGGTAGGTTTTTTTTGGAAGAAATCCTAGATTCAACAAGTGCGATAATATGTGGTTTATATTGCAGTTTTCTTCAAAATTTGTTATGAAGTTGAAAATATAGGAAAGTtagtaaaatttttttaatgaaaaaactTGTCTCGAGAGATTGAGGCTGTTATATAAATCAACGGTTTTGTTCTAAAATCCCTTTTTCTTTCCGCCCTTTTATTTTCCTGTAATTTCACTGCGCTTGGTGCGTATGGTAGTATTTCTGTGAGCTAAAGAGTCTTAGCAAATCTTGTTTGGGCATGTTATATGATGATTCTATTTTTCTGACAGTTCCTTTTTCCATTTCAGATGGCATCTAAGCCTGTCATTACTGAAGCTATTGCACTTACAGAGAAGAAAATGGATATGACGTTGGGTATGCTTTTATTTTAGCTTTTTGTTACAGTTATTTGTGTTAACACAAATAATCTATTATTATGTTGCTCATGTCCTGTGCTGTTACTTTTGATACAgatgatattattaaaatgtCGAAGACTAAAGATGCTAAGCCTAAGAAGCAAAGAGTTTCGGTGAGATTCGGTCTTTGATTTTTCTCgatccttttctttttctgcTGAGAATTTTTTTACACATCTGGATCAATAATTCCTTATTCGATTACGACAGAATCGGAGTCAAAAGTTTGTTAACAATGCTACCCAAGATAAATCAACAAGACTGAGAAAATTTATGGATACCAGATCCTCCGTTAGACAGGTATAAACAAGGCAGAAGATATCTATTCCATCAGTTATAGGCATTAACAGTTATTTATTCTATGATATGAGTGGTTCATCTGATATCTTATTCTCCTTTGATAGGGAGTGCTTGCTCGGAGGAGGTCAAACTTTCAAGGAAACCAGTTTCCTTTGGCAACTGAGGCTGCTAGAAAGGCTGCAGCTGTGCCTGTTCGCAATAGAGGTTTTAACAGAAATAGGACTTTCAGTGTTAATAAACCAAGGTAATTTATGCTCACTAATTAACGGGGCTGTTGCTCTATTATAATTCTTTTGAATGCATAGTTATCGTTtcagatatatttttttgatttggTGCAGGTAATTTTGGTTAGTCGTCGTTCATTTTGTGGTGTGCCACTGCTTGTCTGTTTTCAAAAGCATCAGTTACCGGTCCTGCATTCTGTGGGTGTAAGGGCATTGTCTGGTGCTTTTGAATGTTCAATGTCGACACGTAAACCATTCTCATTCGGCCAAGCTAATCTTTTGGAAGTAGTATTCATCACATTCATGTGTGTAGGAAATGTTGAGTTGGCTTTTGATGGAGGGGGAGTTGATTTGCTGTTGAATGAGTCTATGAAAGTTAACTGTTGACTAACAGAGTTGCATACAATATACAGTTGATGCCATGGTGCAATTATTTGGTTTGTTACTGAATATGACGTTCATACTTCAGTAACACCGATATTTGTTGTTGGTGGTCTGTGACAGATGCAACATTGTAGAAATGTGACCTTATTTCAAGTGTAATCTCGCTGATGATTCTATACCATAGCTAACTTCTGATGCTACAAATAGGTCCTTTTGCTTTGAAACTCATATGCCAACAAGCTTGTCCCATTGGGGGTGGAAAATCAAGTTGATACGGGAAAACTCTCTCTTGTACCTTAATATGGTTCCCATCGGAAGCTGCTCATGTGTAGCATGTTGGACAATTATTATCTAGACTCCTTGCTCTTTTGTTGTTTGATGATAGTTTCCGTACTGGCATTGCTTTGATGGTTTGGGTTCTGAATTGCTGTTACATTGGAAACTAATGGTTACAAACATATGCTGTAGTGGCTTTTGAGCTTGGGATGAATTCTCAAAATAATGAATTAGATGGTGCATTTTGGAGGTTGCATGTTAGTTTGTGAAGCTATTTTTCAAGAAGCTTGAGCAGCATGTGTAGTCAAGCTGAATTTTCTCATGTTATTGGTAAAAATTGATACTGAAAAGCCGGTTTAAGCTGTGGTACTTCTCGTGGTGGTTCTGTTCTGCTTGTCAAGTTTCATCTACTGTTCCTACGAGTCATTTGCATATCAGACCGTTTAGGGAGGGATTATTTCCTGCTTCCTGAAGAGTGTTTCTTTATATGCTGGTCAGAATACAAgttttttaatgaataaaaagATATGAGATCCACTTTTGATTCTGGTATGGTTTATCTTGCTCTTGTTGGTTCAAGCTGAAGGTTGCATCTACCATGATTTCTGACTGCCATACCAATATTTGTCTCATGATATTGGATGCCTTCAATACCCTGGTTAGTGTTGTGCGatcattttcaatttttgtttccaaTCATGCTTTGTTCCATGTATGCAGGGTCGGTGCCCCACCAGTTCAGAATGCTTCCACTCGAGGTGGCTTCACTGTGAATGTATGTATACTTCTTTATATCCATAAACATCACACACATTCTTAAAGAAGGgcaaatttttttctctcttgtcATTAATCCTCATCATTTGGGCTTTACTGgagtaaaatttgaatttgggaTCCTAAATTCTATTTTGTAATTGCTCGCAGAAACCGGCGCATCAAGCAAATGCTGTGGCCAAGCAGAGGACTCAAACGTTAGACTCACTGTTTGCTAACATGAAGGAGCAGAGGATGAAGGTGTTTTCCAAACCGAATAATGTAGGAAAAAGAAACGTAGTTGATCAACGTACCGTGCCATGGGTGAGGGGTCGTCTCCAGTATTAACTATCATGCGTTAGCCAACCTGTGGTCCATGGAGCTATGTTCGCAGTAAAGATCACTCTCTTTGGTTTAAAATTCTGTCTTTCTTTGCGTCTTACATGCAGTATTGACAACTATGATATTATCTTTTCTATCGAATGATATCTTCGTATAGGTAGTTGGCTTATTTGTTTTGTGTAATTGAATCTGTTAAACTTCCCGACGTTCGTGCATTGAGACTGTTATCTTGGAAAATATTGAATGGATAAATAATAACACAAGCTGCCgttagaaatattttaaatttatattgttATAAATATAATGTTTTTATTCTTGGTATTGTGGCTATGTAGTATGGATTTCATCATAAATACTTGATGGGtttatttttccaatcaaaAAACAAGAACTTTCGAGATTTGCCTTTACTCCAATCCCTAAGGAGTGGGGCAAATTTCTTCTGAGTCCCACTCTGTCATCTTGCAAATACCACTGCCACAAAATACGGGTCGGGATGCCCTAATTAAAGGTCCTTTTTTCATCGAAGGAAAAACATTACTTGAGCCTAGAAAGATCGTAGTTTAGGAAAAGTTGATAAAAAAATCTGttacaattattttatttgaataaccACTtcgttttaaagaaaaaatgttttcttcttcttcttcttcttcttcttcttttctttttacaaAGAGAGGGATTTTCTTTTACATTCGGAGCTTCTGATATTTGTTGACAAGTACATTTAATGtttcaaaatcaataacaatGGAATAAGGTTCTTCCTTATTGTTATGGGCAATGTCAAATTCCTTCAGAGATCAAGGATCAATTATTCCCACGATGTATTAGAAAAACTCTTTTTGAAATTAATATCTTCGAGCTGAATGCCGATTTACTCACATCACACTCATaaatcaatttttgaaaatacacTCGTCGCATGCAGTTCCATCTTAGTAATTTGTTAATATTTATAAGAGTTTATTTTAAGTGCTTCTAAATTTTTAGTCAATGAAATGTTTAGAAATTTTATGTGAAAATTGAGAAACACTTTAAATAAACTCTTGCAAACACTACCTTAATCTTACGGATCAACTTTCGTGTTTTTCTTACTCATTCCAGTCTCTTGAATAAGAGCTAGAATATTTGACGACTGTCGTCGTAAATGTCAACTTCTGTATCATTTAAATTATTGAAGCAACGCACAATCTAAtctaaaattcaacaaaaaatgtatagatcaaaataatttgcaataaacttaaaataaatatacactaaaaaaaattaattaattgatctcATAATCAACTTACTGAAGGTCATTTTCgggattttaaattattttcaaccGCCTTGTCCTTCTCCACAGCCCGCCAATAGACAGTACTCCCACACACTCAACAGAGCTCGACATTAATGGATTCCTCCACAATCCGATACATCTTGATCCTCATTCTAGTCATGTTTCTCCACCCGATTTCGTCGTTGAATTACCCTCAACAACTTGTTGACGAACTCTATCCTGAACTCGAGAGTAATGGAAGCGAATCCAGATCGATCCCCGTACGAAATCTGAATCCTCTGGCCCCGGCATTGTTTGTTATAGGAGACTCTTCTGTGGACTGCGGAACGAATAATTTT
The DNA window shown above is from Primulina huaijiensis isolate GDHJ02 chromosome 12, ASM1229523v2, whole genome shotgun sequence and carries:
- the LOC140989878 gene encoding uncharacterized protein translates to MASKPVITEAIALTEKKMDMTLDDIIKMSKTKDAKPKKQRVSNRSQKFVNNATQDKSTRLRKFMDTRSSVRQGVLARRRSNFQGNQFPLATEAARKAAAVPVRNRGFNRNRTFSVNKPRVGAPPVQNASTRGGFTVNKPAHQANAVAKQRTQTLDSLFANMKEQRMKVFSKPNNVGKRNVVDQRTVPWVRGRLQY